CCGGCTGATCTCTTCTTTCGCCGGGAATATCAGGGACATCACATCACAGATGCCTCTCACTTTCACTCCGGCATGAGGGTACAATAAAAGGCCGAACGAAGAGAATCCCGGCGAAGATCCAAAAATCTAGTGAAAAACCGCTATCCCTTCGCGGTCACCCAAGGCCCTTCTCGAGAGCGAACCGGAGCAGGCCGACCGCATTGTTGAGGTGAAGCTTCCGCATCATGTTGGCGCGGTGGTTCTCGACGGTGAATTTGCTGATGCTGAGTTCATCCGCAATGCATCGACTCGTCTTTCCCCTGGCGATCAGCGTCAAGATCTGCTTTTCGCGTTTCGTCAGCAGTTCTACGGAAGGTGCCCCCGGCTGGCTCATCGACTGGATTTGTCGCTCCCCGAGAAGCCGCGTGACGGCCGGCGAAACATACATTTTCCCGTCCCTGATGGCCTGGATGGCGAGAAGGGTTTCATCGGCAGCGTCGCTCTTCGTGAGAAACCCCGCTGCACCCAGGGTTTTGGCCTGCTCGAAATGCTCGTAGTCGGTGAACATGGACAAAATGAGGACGGTCACATCCGGATACCGCTGCCTGATCTCTTTCAGCGCCACGAGGCCGTCCATTTCGGGCATGGCGATGTCGGTGATCACCATTTCGCACGGAACGCTTTTCAGTATATCCGTCAACTGCCTGCCATCTCCGGCCTCGGCAACGACACGCAGCCCCTCAACGGAATCGATGATTTTCTTCAGGCACTCCCTGAACATCCGATGATCATCGGCAAGAACGATTCTGAACTCTCTCATACTCTCA
This genomic stretch from Candidatus Ozemobacteraceae bacterium harbors:
- a CDS encoding response regulator transcription factor translates to MREFRIVLADDHRMFRECLKKIIDSVEGLRVVAEAGDGRQLTDILKSVPCEMVITDIAMPEMDGLVALKEIRQRYPDVTVLILSMFTDYEHFEQAKTLGAAGFLTKSDAADETLLAIQAIRDGKMYVSPAVTRLLGERQIQSMSQPGAPSVELLTKREKQILTLIARGKTSRCIADELSISKFTVENHRANMMRKLHLNNAVGLLRFALEKGLG